TTGGGGCTGAAGCCTCCCTTGGACCAGACTTAACCAGTGGCACTTGCCACCAAGGACCCCACCAAGCCTCACAGAAGCTGTAGGAGTAAAAGCAGTGCTAGGCTTTGGCTTGGGCTGCAAACTGATTCACAAGTACCTGAACAGGCGGAGGAGAGCCTGAGAAGTGctgctgggatgggatgggagaaTCCAGTGCCACTTCCACTGAGCACACGAAGCAGAGACTAGCACAGCCGTTGGGGCAACACGAAGATCCCCAGCATCTTGGCACAAACACACTCTTGTTCAGCAGAAAAGATGCCTGATACaatttatgattatttttaaatagagctGTTGCTCAACTCATAGAATAGCAGTGTAATAACACTGTATAGCTGGGTCAGCATGGGGATGCCATATGaattaataacagaaaatgGCTCGTGCTCACTCACTTCCTGCAATTTCCTTTGGTCTGTGAGTTCAAGCGTAATATCTCGGTTCTTGCTATCTGCATCCAGAAGCATTAGCAGGCAAGTATGCAAAAACTGACATGGAGAGGATGGGGAAGAAGATTAAGGGAATCCCTGTTTAGCACTGTTAGGGTgccagacagcagcagcctcagacTGCTTTCGGCAGGTGAACAGATCAAAGAATTACACTTGGAGGGACTAGAGGCAAAGTTGTTACAAAATCCCTTATCCAACAAGAgaaactaaaaaattaaaaccacaacCGCTAACATTGTCAACAGGGGAACATGGATTTCCAGGTGGAGGCAGCTGGTGGGTGAAGCTGCATGGTCCCCAGGGGAAGCCACACTCCAGGGTTGGTCCAGCCTGAGGATGGAGGGTGGCTGAGCCCTTGGGGTACCAGGACATCCCTCTGGCCCGGGTGGGTTTGGTCACCTCTTCCAGGCCAAGCGTATGGGTGAGATTTTTAGCATCATTGCCTGGAGCTTGGATGATTGGATCATCTATGGGATGTGTAAggcctggcagagctgagctttCCTCCAGGCAGGCAGTAggggtgcagagctgtgcagtgaAATACGtgagctccagctgctgtgtcCGTCCCACTGATGGAGAGGCCAGGGGACAGTGATGGTGTGAACACCGTGTCACCGTGTGgtcacagcacagctccagggTCACGCAAAACCCTTGACACAGGAGCACACAGCAGCtgggtctgtgctgcagcaaggctgggtGCTCAGCACGCAGGTCTGGGCAGGATAAGCTTTGGGGGGAGGGCACCAAAATCCAGGAAAAATCCTAGGGACAAGTGAGGAGAATAAAGAGCTCAAAAGTGGCAACGGGTGACACAAGCGGGGAAATCCCAGCAGCACCCAAAGGAGCCCAGTGAGCCCCCAGCGGcaccaccctgccccagccaggatGGGGTGGGGGCATGGAGTGGTTTTGGAGGCGCGTGTGCCTGAGTCCCTGTCGCTGGGGGGGGTGGCTGTGAGCTCTGGGTTCCAGCATGGCTGGGGAGCTGGCCTGTGGCCTCCCCACGCTGGAGGcacccatggcagggggagAGGGCAGCATGGCCTCCGGCATCTGCCAGAGCACGGCAGGAACCCAGAGGCACAGACCAGGGGTCGTCCGACCAGGGACCAGGGCGCAATGTCCGCAGCCCAGGGGCTCGTGTCTGCCTGTGCCAGCGAAGGGGTCAAACCAGCAGGGCCACAGCAACACGTGATgctccccagtgctccccagaGACGTGACAGCACTGCTGGTGCCCAGTGGTGGTGTGAGCCCCCGCACGCCATGCTGAGCCCACCACATCCCCCAGCGAGACCCTGTGCCCCGCTCCCCCCTATCTAGAGCTCAGCAGGGACTGGGGATGTTCAGCAAGGTTTTCAGCTCagcggtgggggggggggggggggggggctctgctcctctccctcaGGGGTGGCTGTGGGTCGGGGTCGGAcctggcagtggggcaggggtCTCGTGGGACACAGTGTGGTATGCGGCTGATTCAGCAGTGGgaaaaaggggggtgggggtggcatTCCTGGTGTTACAGCCTTTTCCCAGCCCCTAAAgctgtgggggctgctggcaggggcccctctccccactgccacatgctccctgctgctgcccccagaaccgctgccccccgcccccccccagcagcatcgcctgctccccagccagcgCCGCGGAGCCATTTCCAGCGGATGCTGAGTCACTGCAGGCCCCTCCGAAACCCCCCCGCAGGGACCCGCTGGGGCGGCGGGGTGAGGgagcgagggggggggggcgggggggggcgggaggggggtTGTGTGCATGGGGGGATTGTGCAGCGGGGGGATTGTGCGGGGCATGGGGGGTGTGCGGGGCAGGAAACTGTGCGGGGGGGGCTGTGCGGGAGGGGGtgtgcggggcagggggggtgtgCGGAGCAGGGGGTGTGTGCGAGGGGGGGTGATGTACGGAGCGGGGgagtgcagggcaggggggttgtGTGGGTGGGGGGATTGTGCGGAGGGGGATCGTGTGGAGCACGGGGtgtgtgtggggcaggggggatgcGCGGAGCAGGGGGGGTGCGAGGGGGGTGATGTGCGGAGCAGGGGGTGCGTGCGAGGCAGGAGGGATGTGCGAGAGGGGTGAtgtgcggggcagggggggtgcgAGGGGGGTGCGgggcggggtgtgtgtgcggtggggggtgtgtgcggggcggggggggccgtgcggagcgggggggggctgtgcgGTGGGGGGtgtgcggggcggcgggcggtgcGGCCGGCGGGCCCCGGCGCTGCTGAGCGAGGGAAATGTGAGCCGGCTGCACCACTGCGGCGGCACTGCGGGCGCCGGGCGGCAGCGGAGCGGGAGCGCGCAGGCAGCGCCCGCGCCCGCCGAGCCCCGCGGGACAGCGGGGACGGAGCCTGCCCGCCTGCACCTGccggagcggggcagggggccgAGCCGCAGCCCCCCGAGCCCGGCCAGCCTGCGCCGTCGGCCGGGGAGTGTTGCATcagcccggcgcggcgcgggggctCGGCGGccggcggaggcggcggggggagccgggggagggcgagcggagcggcggggcgggcgggaggtGCCTccccggcggcggcagcgccgcTACCTGCCGCCTCCCCCCCGCAGCTGGTCCCCGCGGAGCATCCGGAGCCGGAGGAGCCGGCGAGAGCCCGGCGCCGCCAGCCCCTGCCTTTGTGCCCGGctccccccccgcgccgccgggaCAGCCGCCTaagggggcggcggggccgtggGAAGCGCGGCCGGGAGCCACGGCCCGACCGGGAGCGGCGGCGAAGACGCGGCAGCATCCTTGGGGAGCCGGCACCGGGCACGGGCAGCGCCTGCATCCCTCTGCCTTTCAGATAACCTTTACCCGGTCGGGCCTCCAAACCGGCACCGGGGCCGCAGCAGGCGGGGCCGGAGGCTTGAACGGGGGACGCGGCCGGCCCGGGACCCCCGCCCGCGCACGGCGGGCCGATGTAGGTAAGGGCTGGCAGCGACCGTCCTTTTGgccgggctgcccggggggcATCACCCTGCGGGCGCGCAGGCGCGGGCGTGAGATGGTGCGTGCGAGTGTGTGCGGGCGGGTGTGCGggtgtgcacacgtgtgtgcaccGCGGGGCTGCCAGCGCGGCGTGGGGCGGGGGATTGCGGTGGGAGGTCGTcgggagctgggtgctgggtggggtggggggtgtgagGTGCTGGGAGGGCTCTGTCGCCCCAGGGGTTCCGGGGATGCGGGGCACGGCGGGGTGCTGCGCCAGGGCTGTGCATGGCGGGGTGTGACGGCGTGAGCGTGGAAGCGCGGTGGCTGCGTGGGGCGGCTGCCCGGCCGCACGCATCGCTGTGCCCGTCGGCGCGCTGCGGGTGAGTGTCTGCGGGAGACCTGCGGGCAGAGCCCCCGGGGCTGCTGCTAcgtgcggggagggggggcgggacACGCTGCTCATGGGGCGCAGGGTGCAGGATATGGGCCCGTGATGGGGTTTGCAGGACACGAGGCCTCCCTCCCCGTGGCAGGCATAGCGTGATGCTTGCAGGaccccactgctgccagggcaTGGCCCCCAGGGATGCCCCCGCTGGGGTCAGGCAGGGATCCAGCCCCCCACGGCGCTTGGGCATCCAGGGGGGAACCCCCCGCGGCCTCTCGCTGTCCccaagggctgctgctgcaaccAGATGGCCCCCTCGGGCCCCCTCCGTCAGGCCTGGCAGCGCTCGTCAGGAGCAGGCATCCCTCTAACAGGATTTGCAGTGTGATGGAGGAGAGCGCCTTCGCCCTTCTCAGAGGAGAGACAGGCTGTCGCCGGGGCTGCTGAGGGAGAAAATGGCCAcgggctggctgccagccccccatCTCCTGCCCCCAAAACGGTGCCCGTCCTCTCCAGCAGCCCCGGGACAAGggcagagagctgggaagggggagaggaagCTGGAGGGAGGGATAATAGCAGGGACAGATCAGGAGCAAGCGATGGAGGTAAAAATAGATCCACTGAGCAGAGGAGGGGCTAAACGTGCGAGAAAACCCTGAGCAGCGGCAGGTCGGTGAGGGAGCCCCCCCGGGAGGGACCCTGCATCACAGCGGGGCACAGGAGgacctgccctgccagcccccagggcagagggggaacCCGTGACCCCAGCTTGGGGCTTCGGAGGAGGTGCCTGGGGGGAAATACCTGCCTGCTCCCACTTGTCCTGGCCCAGCATGCGGGTGGATGGACAGGACCTGCAAGGGCTCAGTTGCCAAATTGCCGGGATGCAGGCAGGCACACATCCCGAGGGAGCGCTGGCAGCCGGTAGATCCCTGAAGAGCCTTGGATCCAACCCcctcttgcttttcatttccagcaAGCACGAAGCTGAGCTGGGGCCAGAGGCGCCAGGGACGGAGGGGAGAAGACACGTGGCAGCCCCCACAGCAGCCAAGGTGAGCTGCCCTCCGGCACAGGATGCTCCCTGAGCCCCTGCCCCGTGGGAGCTGCCGGTGACAGTGACGGCAAGTGGGAGAGCCGGGAAGTCAGAGCAAAGGAATTTGCAAACACATTCTTCAGCACCACGAGGATCCACAGCAAGTAAACAGGAACAAAGGCTGGGCGGAGGCGGGGACCAAGGTGAGGTGGGGGCTGCCTCTGGTTCCTGCGAGACCCCCACCACACTctcctgccctgagcagcaCCCGTGGGTCCCCAGTTTACCCCCAGTTTACCATTCCTGACTGGAGCTGATCCGGTGTGGGAAGTGCCAGTGAAGACGAAGCTGGGGGCTGTCAAGTGACCGCCAATGTCACATTAACATCCCAGCAAGGCACTGCGGAGAGCTGGCACTTTGATCACCCGCTGAAGAGCATCCTCCAAGGCAGGCAGGATACCGCTGTGAGCCttgccttcccctgcctgccctggcctTGCACCCAGCACCTGTGGGGCTGGCCGGAGAAGAGGGGTGCAGGATCCGTGGTGCTGCCCCATCTTCCCAGGATGCTCTCccatgccagcagctgctccccatgCTCCTGCTCCGCAGCCAGACCGAGATTGAAagctcagcaggctgctggcatGTTTTAGCCTCATGCAGGCGTCCCTCGGAGACCCCAGAGCAGTGGACAGTAATGTGAAAACGATACTCATGTCGTGTCTGAAAGGGCAACAGGTCATCATTAAAATGGAGGCGATGAAAATCATTCACCCAGAGAAGTTTTCGGAGCTGCAGGCCTCGCAGCCACGCTACACGCCGGCCCCACGCCGCGAGCCGCCCCTCGTGGCCAAGCGTGCATGGCCCTCTGAGTCCGAGATCATCGTCAACCAGGCATGCGGGGACATCCCTGCCTTGGATGCCACCCCTGGAcccctgccgctgccccggACTCCCCCCCTGCCGCGGCGAGAACGTGGGTACCAGAGCCAGCGGAAAGGCAGCTCAGAGGTCTGCTACCACCGGCAGCCGCCGTCGGACGAGGTGATCGTCAACCAGTACGTGCTGCACCCCTCGACGCCCTGCGAGCCCCTCGAGTGCCCCACCTGCGGCCACATGTACAACTTCACCAACAAGCGGCCCCGcatcctctcctgcctccactCAGTGTGCGAGGAGTGCCTGCAGATCCTCTACGAGTCCTGCCCCAAGTACAAGTTCATCTCCTGCCCCACCTGCAAGCGGGAGACCGTCCTCTTCACCGACTATGGGCTGGCGGCGCTGGCCGTCAACACCAGTATCCTCAACAGACTGCCGGCCGAGGCGCTGACTGCCAACCCCGTCCAGTGGAGCAGCGACACCGACCGCAGCTGCTACCAGACCTTTCGCCAGTACTGCGgggctgcctgcacctgccACATCCGAAACCCGCTGTCTTCCTGCACCATCATGTGAGCCCCGcgcccctgcctgcacctcctgGCAGCGGGACGGCCGGCGGGTGGGAGCGGGCggcccagcactgcagccagtCCCTAGTCCCTTCTTTGCCAGTGGCACAGCCCGGGGATGCTCTGATGCTCGCCGTGGCCAAGGATGTAGGACCTGCGTCTTTGCCAGCACTGGCAGGGGAAGAAGGGGACACTGGGACCTGGTGGCAGCCCCCTACACCCACCCTGGTGGTACCCAGGGAGAGGGACACTGGGATGGGAAGCACATCTACCAGCGCATCCAGGGGCTCCGGCTTCCCCTGGTCCTGCGGCGGGTGACCCTGCTGTGCGTCAAGCATCTCGTCGTGCTCCTTCGCTGGGcgccttctccctcctctctccccatgGCTCCCAAGAGTGGACGTTGGGTCCTGACCGAAGTGACACCCTCCCCATCACACTGCAGCTGCCACTGGCAGCACAAGGAGCCCTGGAGGTGCACGGTGCCACGCTAGGGTGCCCAGCCGGCATGGGAGGCGAGGACAGGTCTccagctgcccccccacccctcttctCTGTAAGTTATTTGCCAAAGCTTTCATCTCACCGGCCAAGCCGCCATGCGCCCGAGTCGTTGTAGCCACACCAAGCCACCACACTGGCCCCTCGGTTGCAAGCAGACATGCGGCCCGTTTCCTCCGCAGGCCCTTGAGGAAAGCTCCACTTTATCCTCGTTTTGGAGGattcttgttttttccccatctgtcCCCGGCCGCCCCATCCCAGGCCGCTACATGTTCACAAAGGCATTGAGCTCTGCCTGTTCTCTGCCGCTCCGCCTGGGGCCCTGCACCGATGCCCTGTGGGATGGCTCAGGGGAGCAGCATGGGGTCCGGTACCCCAAATTACCAGCTCCAGCGGGGGGAattgggctgggcaggggggcagaGGTCTGGCTTCGGCCCATGGTCCCTTCCTTGGAGCAGCACCTCTGTTCTGACACCGTGTgtggaggggctggcagggcagcagcctcctgTGCACAGTCTTGCCTTctccagggcagctggaggggtAAGCTTGctgccaaaaaagcaaaaaaaaaaaaacctaaaaaaataaagaaaaagccataATTTGCGGGTGCTCCTGTGGGGCTGAGCACCACAACCCAGCACGGCTGCAGCACCAGGGGCACACACCGCTCAGTCCCAGGGCACCAGGGCTGGGCGAGCCAGAGGggccctgcagagccccacaCTCCGGAGGACAGagcagccctggccctggccgAAGCCCAGCATCCATCCAGGGAGAGAGGCCGAACCATCCCCCCGGCCACCCcaagggagcaggagcagctgatACCACCAGCGCAGCCCTGGGTACCACCCCGCTGCCAGTGGAGAATGGGGGCCGATACCGTTTCTGTGTTGCTCTGCCAATGCCTCCCGCTGCTGGTTGTGACGATGATCATGTTTTATACCCGGCCTTGTTCTAACCCCCATCAGTCTCCCCAATAAAGATTATATTGGAACGAATGGTGAGCCAGCGTCTCGGGGGGCGTGTCGCTGTGGGCAGGAGTGGGATGCACACCATCCGGGGTGCTGCACCCTGGGCCCGCTTGGTCCATGGGGCAAGGTGCAGGGGAGATACCCAGAGGAATGGCTTTCCCCTGGACTGACACCACCTCCTCCAACCTGCTCTTGGCCCTGATGCAGTTGtgtcccttccctgcccagtCCCTGGTGCCACTGCACATGGCTGGGCACCATGGGGGTACCCTGCCCACCTTGGCAAGCAGTCTCCAGCTACACCAAGGGCTCTTAAAGGCCCACTGTGTGCCCCATTCCTCCCCAGGTGACGTGGTATACTGGGGGGAGGATTTGTCAGACTGGTCCAGGTGGCACCTGTGGGCaatgggagctgggcagggacacgGGCAGCGCTGagctccctctgccccactCCAGCGAGGCAGCTGCACCCAGGGGCCCTGCCATGCAGCCCTCTGCACCATCCATCTGCACCGGTGGCACatgggggctgccctggggcctGGCATAcactcagcagcactgaaaaacatCAGTGGAGGGCACCCACTGCTGGCACCGAATGGACCCCATGGTCACCATGATAGCAGCTAtccagctgggagaggcagaAATTCGCAGCAAAAGCAGATGGGAGGATGCTCCTGGGGCAACGGTTCCCCAGGGTGTAAGTTGTACACACAGGCTGGTGCGTGCATACACGTGTGCATGCcagagggtgtgtgtgtgcacacgctGAGGCTTTCTGTGCGGGCACAGCCCCACTGGCCCAGTGCTGGCCCCCAAATTTCCTTtctctgggagcagcagctgtctATGCCCTCTGCTGTGGGCCAccatgcagcagctgcttccaaagCACTGGCATGTCCCTGGCTCACAGCCGAGCACCAGGGGCAGCCACCCTGCTGTGGGGTGCAGTGGGTGTGAGGTGGCTGCAGACCCCTTGCCCTTGGCTGCTGGTTCCCCCCCGGTAGGCGGGTTCTatgcctggaaaacaaaaccacatccCAACGCATGGGCACTGAATTATGGCATCAGCAATGCAGCCAgtgccacccccagccccaagtGTGCAGCAGCCATGACTGGGCTCCCTGGCCCTGCACCCGCATCCTCACCACCCTTTGTGAGTGTGGGGGGCACATGCAGCCCTAGAAGCagtgctggaggctgctggtggTCACAGCATCCCCCCCAGTAAGCCTGATGACGTGGCTGCTGGGGGAAGCTGAGGCAGTTCCAAATCTGGGATGCGCATCTCCATCACCTCAAAGGCTAATCCTGAATCCAGGAGAAGCATCTCCATCTGCGGGGCCCCAAAGTCATCAAAGCAGTGGGCCAGCCAAGGCAGAGGTGGCAGCAATTTTGCAGGATTTTACCCTTTTTATTATGTAACAACAAAGGGTACAGCGTGTCCttcctccccgccccgcccccccccccccgcccccttctcGTGGTTCCTCTTGGGCACAGAGTAAATTTAAAACTGCTAATTTGATTTCTAGTTGCAATTAAGGATGAAACGGGGCCTTTCAGGAGTAAGTGCTGGGTGAgagcccatttctccagccctATTAACCTCGAAGGAGCGCTTGCGGGAAGAGGGGCCCCAGGTGTGCT
The Falco naumanni isolate bFalNau1 chromosome 9, bFalNau1.pat, whole genome shotgun sequence DNA segment above includes these coding regions:
- the RNF208 gene encoding RING finger protein 208; this translates as MQASLGDPRAVDSNVKTILMSCLKGQQVIIKMEAMKIIHPEKFSELQASQPRYTPAPRREPPLVAKRAWPSESEIIVNQACGDIPALDATPGPLPLPRTPPLPRRERGYQSQRKGSSEVCYHRQPPSDEVIVNQYVLHPSTPCEPLECPTCGHMYNFTNKRPRILSCLHSVCEECLQILYESCPKYKFISCPTCKRETVLFTDYGLAALAVNTSILNRLPAEALTANPVQWSSDTDRSCYQTFRQYCGAACTCHIRNPLSSCTIM